In Cicer arietinum cultivar CDC Frontier isolate Library 1 chromosome 1, Cicar.CDCFrontier_v2.0, whole genome shotgun sequence, one DNA window encodes the following:
- the LOC101503443 gene encoding protein neprosin-like — protein sequence MNITLFFVFCLVTSSIGHMVHGMHSMLKEDFELERKLMLIKKSPMKSIHTKSGYIVDCVNIKKQPAFDHPLLKNHKLQRKPSSERNISETDVHISPTKSNFEIEKVSCPKEIVPIRRVTKDDLIGGISLFNGQILAQTSSRRHSTHISLIKYDAPYFGVSGTTSVYNPKTIKGQSSSSHIYVENGQGDSTNKIVAGWHVSPELYNNDATHIYSYWTHDNFKTGCYNILCSGFVQTDRSYYLGARVAQTSTYGGIMVELPISLFQDEKTKNWWLTVANKNIGYFPASLFTNLATGGLVGLGGQTATHVGVPSPSMGSGHFPDDDFVHTCYFRNVAYQNASRHFSGPPEYLIEKFNDAPKNCYQIRYNDDFPSPIGHALQFGGPGGNCDN from the exons ATGAATATTACATTgttctttgttttttgtttagtGACTAGTAGTATTGGTCACATGGTTCATGGTATGCATAGTATGTTGAAAGAAGATTTTGAGTTGGAGAGAAAACTAATGCTCATTAAAAAGTCACCTATGAAGAGTATTCAT ACAAAGTCAGGGTACATAGTTGATTGTGTTAACATTAAGAAACAACCGGCTTTTGATCATCCTTTGTTAAAGAACCATAAATTGcag CGTAAACCAAGTAGTGAAAGAAACATTAGTGAAACAGATGTCCATATTTCACCAACCAAATCCAATTTTGAGATTGAGAAAGTTTCGTGTCCAAAAGAAATTGTCCCTATTCGGAGAGTAACCAAAGATGATCTCATAGGAGGCATATCTTTATTCAATGGTCAAATTCTAGCTCAAACTAGTTCTCGTAGACAT TCTACTCATATATCTCTTATAAAATATGATGCTCCTTACTTTGGAGTTAGTGGAACAACTAGTGTTTATAATCCAAAAACTATTAAGGGCCAATCAAGTTCAAGTCATATATATGTTGAAAATGGCCAGGGAGATAGTACTAATAAAATCGTTGCTGGATGGCAT GTATCTCCTGAATTATACAATAATGACGCAACTCATATCTACTCATATTGGACA CATGATAATTTCAAGACTGGATGCTACAATATACTATGCAGTGGTTTTGTTCAGACTGATCGCTCATATTACCTCGGTGCACGTGTAGCACAAACATCTACTTATGGCGGAATTATGGTTGAATTGCCAATATCTCTTTTTCAG GACgaaaaaaccaaaaattggTGGTTAACTGTGGCAAACAAAAATATTGGTTATTTTCCAGCATCCTTATTCACCAACTTGGCGACAGGTGGTCTAGTAGGATTAGGTGGACAAACAGCAACTCATGTCGGTGTTCCTAGTCCTTCAATGGGATCAGGGCATTTTCCAGATGATGATTTTGTCCATACTTGTTATTTTAGGAATGTTGCATATCAGAATGCATCTAGACACTTTTCTGGACCTCCTGAATATTTGATAGAAAAATTCAATGATGCCCCTAAAAATTGCTATCAAATTCGTTATAATGACGATTTTCCTAGTCCAATTGGTCATGCTCTTCAATTTGGAGGACCTGGTGGTAATTGTGACAATTAA